One genomic region from Quercus robur chromosome 4, dhQueRobu3.1, whole genome shotgun sequence encodes:
- the LOC126720647 gene encoding nucleolar complex-associated protein 3, with amino-acid sequence MGRKKSEKIILPPELPPEIPDDEVEVSDEDLQFVQHNRQYALGFSRLDTQSITKHVTRVADAKEDALEALYEKRLKKKALQKEKEESGVQIDPVDALPVKTLDGKLYYRTLTKTSTLSELGDEEAGSTDKGIVRLTKPERRAKLKKQRKEAKKLGKELEKVEEVQQTPQAAVLAEVKEDLTAEEAFESKKQKLAELGMALLANPEPNIKSLKEMLQISKDNDHAIAKLGVLSMLAVFKDIIPGYRIRLPTEKELEMKVSKDVKKMRFYESTLLSAYKAYLQWLIMLEKKPSFQHVAVRCICTLLDAVPHFNFQESLLGVIVRNIGSSDDVIRKLCCATAKSLFTNEGKHGGEATVLTVRMIADHVKAHNCQLHPDSIEVFLSLSFDEDLRRQEKAAKEDNRVKNKKNKKRKNLEEPSQMPGSDKKKSRKELMTKMREEVAADYKAASFTPDVTERRVMQTQTLSAVFETYFRILKHTMQSTSASQEEIANSDSGASGSHPLLSPCLKGLGKFSHLIDLDFMGDLMIYLRKLASGSGNSGNCSQKNSKYLTVSERLQCCIIAFRVMRSNLDALNVDLHEFFVQLYNIMLEYSPGRDRGEVLAEALKLMLCEDRQHDMQKAAGFVKRLATFSLCFGSAESMAALVTLKHLLQKNIKCRNLLENDAGGGSVSGIIAKFQPYASDPNLSGALASVLWELNLLSKHYHPTVSTMASNISSMSSAQNQVHLSIVSPQQAFMDLSLERESFKPHNESMKLNNKRKKGSGSSKSASIEPIPDASSIDEDEVRKKLSTHFNLLRDIKENERLRSELDRTTLYLQLYEQHKKQKKKGKAKTKRSKVLTA; translated from the exons ATGGGGAGGAAGAAGAGCGAGAAGATAATTCTGCCACCGGAGCTTCCGCCGGAGATACCTGACGACGAAGTCGAAGTCTCTGACGAGGACTTACAGTTCGTCCAACACAATCGCCAATACGCTCTCGGATTTTCCCGCCTCGACACCCAATCTATCACCAA GCATGTTACTCGTGTAGCTGATGCGAAAGAAGATGCTTTGGAGGCTTTGTATGAGAAGCGCTTAAAGAAGAAGGCATTgcagaaagaaaaagaggagaGCGGAGTTCAGATTGATCCTGTGGATGCCCTTCCTGTTAAGACCTTAGATGGAAAACTCTACTATCGAACAC TTACGAAGACATCTACATTATCTGAACTTGGTGACGAGGAAGCTGGTAGCACAGATAAAGGCATAGTGAGGCTGACAAAACCGGAAAGGAGGGCAAAGCTTAAAAAGCAGAGGAAAGAGGCAAAGAAACTAGGGAAGGAGTTGGAGAAAGTAGAAGAAGTGCAACAGACCCCTCAAGCAGCGGTGCTG GCTGAGGTGAAAGAAGATCTCACAGCTGAAGAAGCATTTGAAAGTAAGAAGCAAAAACTTGCAGAGCTGGGAATGGCACTCCTTGCAAATCCAGAGCCAaatattaaatcattaaaggaGATGTTACAAATTTCTAAAGATAATGATCATGCTATTGCCAAACTTGGAGTACTATCCATGTTGGCTGtttttaaagacatcatcccgGG CTATCGGATCAGGCTTCCTACTGAAAAGGAGCTGGAAATGAAGGTTTCTAAGGATGTTAAGAAGATGCGGTTCTATGAATCAACTCTTCTATCTGCATACAAG GCATACCTGCAGTGGTTGATAATGTTAGAAAAGAAGCCTTCATTTCAGCATGTTGCTGTTCGCTGTATCTGTACTTTGCTTGATGCAGTTCCACACTTTAACTTCCAGGAGAGCTTGCTAGGTGTTATTGTCAGAAATATAGGTTCCTCAGATGATGTGATAAg GAAACTCTGCTGTGCTACAGCTAAGTCACTTTTTACCAACGAGGGAAAACATGGTGGTGAAGCTACTGTGCTGACTGTTCGAATGATTGCAGATCATGTGAAAGCTCATAATTGCCAGTTGCACCCTGATTCCATTGAG GTTTTCTTGTCTCTGTCATTTGATGAGGATCTCCGGAGGCAAGAAAAAGCAGCAAAGGAGGACAATAGagtcaaaaacaagaaaaataaaaaaagaaagaatcttGAGGAGCCAAGCCAAATGCCAGGCagtgataaaaagaaaagtaggaAAGAGTTGATGACAAAGATGAGAGAGGAG GTTGCTGCCGATTATAAGGCTGCTTCTTTTACCCCTGATGTTACAGAGCGGAGGGTGATGCAAACACAGACGCTTTCTGCTGTATTTGAGACATATTTCCGTATTTTGAAGCATACCATGCAATCAACATCTGCGAG CCAGGAAGAGATTGCTAATTCAGATTCTGGTGCATCTGGGTCCCACCCACTGCTCTCTCCATGTCTGAAAGGATTAGGAAAATTCTCGCATCTAATTGACTTAGATTTTATGGGCGATCTTATGATTTATCTTAGAAAGCTTGCTTCTGGCAGTGGCAACTCTGGCAATTGTTCACAGAAAAATTCGAAATATTTGACTGTATCTGAGCGCCTCCAGTGCTGCATTATTGCTTTTAGAGTGATGAGGAGCAATCTTGATGCCTTGAATGTTGATTTACATGAATTCTTTGTTCAGCTTTACAATATTATGCTTGAGTACAGCCCTGGAAG AGACCGGGGTGAAGTGTTAGCTGAAGCTCTGAAGCTGATGTTGTGTGAGGATAGACAGCATGACATGCAAAAGGCTGCTGGTTTTGTAAAACGCTTGGCCACATTTTCGTTATGCTTTGGATCTGCTGAGTCCATGGCTG CCTTGGTTACATTAAAGCATCTTCTTCAGAAGAATATCAAATGCCGGAATCTGTTAGAAAATGATGCTGGAGGTGGTTCTGTTTCAGGTATCATTGCG AAATTTCAGCCATATGCCTCAGACCCCAATTTAAGTGGTGCTCTTGCTTCAGTCCTTTGGGAACTCAATCTACTATCTAAGCACTATCACCCAACAGTCTCCACAATGGCTTCAAACATTTCAAGTATGAGCTCAGCTCAAAACCAAGTTCATCTATCTATCGTCTCTCCTCAACAAGCTTTCATGGACTTGTCACTTGAACGTGAATCCTTCAAGCCACATAATGAGAGCATGAAATTGAATAACAAGAGGAAAAAAGGAAGTGGGTCTTCCAAATCAGCTTCTATTGAGCCTATTCCAGACGCTAGTTCAATCGATGAAGATGAGGTTAGAAAGAAACTTTCAACACATTTCAATCTCCTTCGTGACATTAAGGAGAACGAACGATTGAGGAGTGAGTTAGATCGCACAACATTATACCTACAGCTATATGAACAACAtaagaagcaaaagaaaaaagggaaggcAAAGACCAAGAGAAGTAAAGTATTGACTGCTTAG